GATTCACGTTAATCGAGCTTCTTGTCGTTATAGCGATTATTGGCATCCTTGCGGCCATTTTGTTGCCAGCGTTGGCTCGCGCCCGTGAAGCGGCACGCCGCGCAAGTTGCGCAAACAATCTGAAGCAGTTGGGCCTTGTCTTCAAGATGTATTCGGGCGAGAGCAAGGGCGAGAAGTATCCCACCATTGCCCAGTTCCGGAATGACATGCGAGACCTTAACGGTGGCCGCGTGGAATGCGAAGCGGGAATGAATGCTGGTTTGCCCTGGACGCAATGGACTTTGACCCCTGGTCAGAAACCTGCGTCGTATTTCTTCGCGTACGTGCCGCAGATTTATCCTGAATACCTGACCGATCCCAATGTATTGGTGTGTCCCTCGGAGTCGGACCCTGGCATCATGCAAGATTCGGCCAGTGGCGAGTCTATCCTTCATGTAGCTTGTAGGGAGTACGAAATCGGGCAAGGTGCTTCGGATGATTCGTATTACTATCTCGGATTCCTGTTGGATAAGGCGGACCATGGAGACATCGACCCTGCTCTCTTGGACGACGATGTTCCCGCTGGTGTCTATCCGCTGGTTAGTTTTCAATTGGCGGGAGTGTTGGGGCTGGCCACCGACACATTTGACGCTTGTGACAACGACATCGACCTGGAGGGAGCGGTACCGGATGGTAATGGTAATGGTGCCGGAAACACGGTTTATCGCCTTAGAGAAGGCATTGAACGTTTCCTGATTTCGGACATCAACAATGCCGCTGCAAGCACTAAGGCGCAGAGCGAAATTCCTATTTCGGCTGACTTATGCGCAACTAGTGTGGAGGCATTCAACCACGTTCCAGGTGGTAGCAACGTGTTGTTCATGGACGGTCATGTCCAGTT
The sequence above is drawn from the Candidatus Hydrogenedentota bacterium genome and encodes:
- a CDS encoding DUF1559 domain-containing protein — its product is MRRRGFTLIELLVVIAIIGILAAILLPALARAREAARRASCANNLKQLGLVFKMYSGESKGEKYPTIAQFRNDMRDLNGGRVECEAGMNAGLPWTQWTLTPGQKPASYFFAYVPQIYPEYLTDPNVLVCPSESDPGIMQDSASGESILHVACREYEIGQGASDDSYYYLGFLLDKADHGDIDPALLDDDVPAGVYPLVSFQLAGVLGLATDTFDACDNDIDLEGAVPDGNGNGAGNTVYRLREGIERFLISDINNAAASTKAQSEIPISADLCATSVEAFNHVPGGSNVLFMDGHVQFFKYPGPHLVSPAVASAVGALA